Proteins encoded in a region of the Roseateles sp. SL47 genome:
- a CDS encoding DUF6602 domain-containing protein, producing MTRNPTIETVSALSAAADDTTWLKQAFGKVQDNLRGQMALASQSISHAGTMGSVNEEHWLELLRSYLPNRYEVATGIVIDSKGNRSDQIDVVVFDRHFTPTLLDQKNHRYIPAEAVYAMFECKPEVNKGYIAYAEGKAASVREMARTSVAISHAGGTFQPKPHFRILAGLLAPCSGWVNGLDVTFLGHLGTADLSSLDCVCALDHGCYDKYEGTPQVVTGQGALMYFLFRLLGRLQSLGTVPAIDWSAYSRIIKD from the coding sequence ATGACCCGGAACCCTACTATTGAAACCGTGTCTGCGCTTAGCGCAGCGGCCGACGATACGACCTGGCTCAAGCAGGCGTTTGGAAAGGTGCAGGACAACCTGCGCGGACAGATGGCTCTTGCCAGCCAATCCATAAGCCATGCAGGAACCATGGGCTCCGTGAACGAGGAGCACTGGCTTGAGCTGTTGCGCTCGTACCTCCCCAATCGGTATGAGGTTGCGACCGGCATCGTTATCGACTCGAAGGGCAATCGCAGCGACCAGATTGACGTTGTCGTCTTCGACCGGCACTTCACACCAACGCTGCTGGACCAGAAGAATCACCGCTATATTCCCGCCGAAGCCGTGTACGCGATGTTTGAGTGCAAGCCCGAGGTGAACAAGGGATACATCGCCTACGCCGAGGGGAAGGCCGCGTCGGTTCGCGAGATGGCGCGAACTTCAGTGGCAATCTCACATGCCGGCGGCACCTTCCAGCCGAAGCCGCACTTCCGCATCCTGGCGGGTCTTCTCGCCCCGTGCTCTGGATGGGTGAACGGCCTCGACGTCACCTTCCTGGGTCACCTAGGAACTGCAGACCTTTCGTCCCTGGATTGCGTCTGCGCGCTGGACCATGGCTGCTACGACAAGTACGAGGGGACGCCGCAGGTGGTCACGGGACAAGGAGCGCTCATGTACTTCCTGTTCCGACTGCTTGGACGACTTCAAAGTCTTGGAACCGTCCCCGCAATCGACTGGTCAGCGTACAGCCGAATCATCAAAGACTGA
- the istB gene encoding IS21-like element helper ATPase IstB, with translation MLNEHTLDQLRGLRLDGMVNALADDAIRTAAAELSFEERLAMLVQREVDWRDGKRLARLLKAAKLKVSSACIEDINWRGSRGLDRSLITQLAGCDWLRHGHNVLLTGATGCGKTWLACALAQQAARQGFAVLYTRAPRLLEELRVAHGDGSFSRRLAQLARIDLLVIDDFAIAPITAADRNDLLELLDDRVGSRSTLITSQLPVSSWHEWLDDPTLADAILDRIVHSAHKIALKGESLRKKQDPA, from the coding sequence TTGCTCAACGAACATACCCTGGATCAACTGCGCGGCCTGCGCCTGGACGGCATGGTGAACGCGCTGGCCGATGACGCCATACGCACGGCGGCGGCCGAGTTGTCCTTCGAGGAGCGGCTGGCCATGTTGGTGCAGCGCGAGGTTGACTGGCGCGACGGCAAACGCCTGGCCCGGCTGCTCAAGGCCGCCAAACTCAAGGTCAGCAGCGCCTGCATCGAGGACATCAACTGGCGCGGTTCGCGCGGCCTGGATCGCAGCCTCATCACCCAACTGGCGGGCTGCGACTGGCTGCGCCACGGCCACAACGTGCTGCTCACCGGGGCCACCGGTTGCGGCAAGACCTGGCTGGCATGCGCACTGGCTCAGCAGGCGGCTCGCCAGGGATTCGCCGTGCTGTACACACGGGCGCCTCGCTTGCTGGAGGAACTCCGGGTCGCGCACGGCGATGGTTCCTTCAGCCGGCGCCTGGCGCAACTGGCGCGCATCGACTTGTTGGTCATTGATGACTTCGCCATTGCGCCGATCACGGCGGCCGACCGCAACGACCTGCTGGAGCTGCTCGACGACCGGGTCGGCAGCCGCTCGACTCTCATCACCAGCCAGTTGCCGGTCTCCAGCTGGCACGAGTGGCTGGACGATCCGACCCTGGCTGACGCCATCCTCGACCGCATCGTTCACTCGGCCCACAAGATCGCGCTCAAAGGCGAGTCGCTGCGCAAGAAACAGGACCCGGCATGA
- a CDS encoding PH domain-containing protein, whose product MFKRLASEALGLSDLGVIVSPKDYDKVDADDYLFHEDNEKIFFLIKSKKDEYCFTNLALIHVDGDSAVSSKRSIRRYDFASHQVSNVSIETAGTIDRDVELKFSLADGPTFSIDVRKNQLEALKDIYKALHTIGRIQHRNDRSQENVLPCLHALGAMHKISEVESEATIVKHYQALLHAVNTMQLDRYLKRDFGDVFEKYLRS is encoded by the coding sequence ATGTTCAAGCGTCTCGCGTCCGAAGCCCTCGGCCTGAGTGATCTCGGCGTTATTGTCTCGCCGAAGGATTACGACAAGGTTGATGCCGACGACTACCTCTTCCACGAAGACAACGAAAAGATCTTCTTCCTGATCAAGTCGAAGAAGGACGAATACTGCTTCACCAACCTGGCACTGATCCACGTGGATGGCGACTCCGCCGTGTCGTCCAAGCGCAGCATCCGCCGCTACGACTTCGCCAGCCATCAGGTCAGCAACGTGTCCATCGAGACCGCCGGCACCATCGACCGGGACGTAGAACTGAAGTTCTCACTGGCCGACGGCCCCACCTTCAGTATCGACGTGCGCAAGAACCAGCTGGAGGCGCTGAAGGACATCTACAAGGCCCTGCACACCATCGGCCGTATCCAGCACCGCAATGACCGCTCGCAGGAGAATGTGTTGCCTTGCCTGCACGCGCTGGGGGCCATGCACAAGATCAGCGAGGTGGAAAGCGAAGCCACCATCGTCAAGCACTACCAGGCGCTGCTGCATGCGGTGAACACCATGCAGTTGGATCGCTATCTGAAGCGGGACTTTGGGGACGTGTTCGAAAAGTATCTGCGCAGCTGA
- a CDS encoding P-loop NTPase fold protein: MATPEEEFEEEESEDDQNADDAWRRSDPLSSISSDSSQAALEEAGRRMAQTLLASPRNDDPMDANAIDLMGFEDDAKAFARLVASTDVKPPLAIAIFGSWGSGKSFFMRLIQEHVQRLSDGKVDRKAPEATSGNFHTEIAQIRFNAWHYSETNLWASLVDHLFTQLGNFVKPKDAVGQPGPEEPATARGRSILDNLSTTRTLTIESAERLEAQRKTQTALTDKLAQAEADRNKWEREVMARPTTYLDVVQAVISSDSGVEGGLAGAEAKLKEQIAEAAHMLGVDAVEGEAQRIAEELREADTLSGEARAAFNSVAKVAGSKLRAAMLFASIPLGLLLLWIAARIAQALNVPDVFALVAQVGTSLLLVGESIRRLNKLATPVVAKMKAVKKAVDEKLAAGIAEHRKNIDANRDALRQAEARVAAAKQDLAASAASLVSAVEDFHGSTGTGRLLKFLRTRAQDGHYAKHLGLVASVRRDFEELSLGMQSSGKRVELPLEELAALRARLSALTSASSALLPEDRKILEELEKSISRISVENSQLKPPFSRLVLYIDDLDRCPHEKVIEVLQAVHMLMAFPLFTVFVAVDVRWLIQALASEYAGMLAPIDEPSGRHRAAPHDYLEKIFQLPYWIEEVNEKSGARLLKALLPADDDDDDLLGSPAPNGSDDENLSGHEFTAPLTVRSLTFTRDHRTLVGLFLPFFVTSPRKLLWFVNAFRLLKATSLPLSQQDEEQHDFMIILQLALASISRKEFHRWLASLEGLDIPTSLVTFFDGCDGVRRSPLFWDAAYKAADVAEARGLAVFDPQMLRHYGRRAHRFCFTFPETLKKPLLQIEADEEADRLANEMADG; the protein is encoded by the coding sequence GTGGCGACGCCAGAAGAAGAATTCGAGGAAGAAGAGTCCGAGGACGACCAGAACGCCGACGACGCATGGCGTCGCAGCGATCCGTTGAGCTCAATCTCTTCCGATAGCTCCCAGGCGGCTCTCGAGGAGGCCGGTCGTCGTATGGCGCAAACGCTTCTTGCGTCACCGCGGAACGACGATCCGATGGATGCAAACGCAATTGATCTGATGGGCTTCGAGGACGACGCCAAAGCCTTCGCGCGTCTCGTTGCGTCCACCGACGTGAAACCGCCTTTAGCAATCGCAATCTTCGGGAGCTGGGGTTCGGGCAAGTCCTTTTTCATGCGTCTAATCCAAGAGCATGTCCAACGGCTTTCGGACGGCAAGGTAGACCGAAAGGCACCCGAAGCAACATCCGGAAACTTCCACACTGAGATTGCTCAAATTCGTTTCAATGCCTGGCACTACAGCGAAACAAACCTCTGGGCTAGCCTCGTGGATCACCTGTTTACGCAGCTCGGAAACTTCGTCAAACCGAAGGATGCTGTCGGACAACCTGGTCCGGAAGAGCCGGCAACCGCGCGCGGCCGCTCCATTCTCGACAACCTCAGTACGACTCGGACACTTACCATCGAGTCCGCCGAAAGACTGGAGGCCCAGCGGAAAACTCAGACCGCTCTCACAGACAAGCTCGCCCAAGCCGAGGCAGACCGCAATAAGTGGGAACGGGAGGTCATGGCGCGCCCCACCACTTACCTAGACGTCGTGCAGGCGGTCATCTCGTCCGACTCGGGAGTTGAAGGGGGCTTGGCTGGAGCAGAGGCGAAGCTGAAAGAGCAGATCGCTGAGGCTGCTCACATGCTCGGTGTCGACGCAGTTGAAGGTGAGGCCCAACGGATTGCTGAAGAGCTGCGCGAGGCCGACACGCTATCCGGCGAGGCACGAGCCGCGTTCAATAGCGTGGCTAAAGTCGCCGGTAGCAAGTTGAGAGCCGCAATGCTGTTTGCCAGCATCCCCCTGGGCCTACTTTTGCTATGGATCGCGGCTCGCATTGCGCAGGCCCTTAACGTTCCTGATGTTTTCGCGCTGGTGGCGCAAGTCGGCACGAGCCTGCTTCTGGTGGGCGAGTCGATTCGCAGACTCAACAAGCTTGCAACTCCCGTCGTGGCGAAGATGAAGGCTGTGAAAAAAGCCGTCGACGAAAAGCTCGCTGCTGGCATCGCCGAACACAGAAAAAACATCGACGCCAATAGAGATGCGCTGCGCCAAGCGGAAGCTCGAGTAGCAGCTGCCAAGCAAGATTTGGCAGCGTCAGCTGCCAGCCTAGTCAGCGCCGTTGAAGACTTCCACGGATCCACAGGCACTGGGCGGCTACTGAAGTTCCTGCGGACTCGGGCCCAAGATGGCCACTACGCCAAACACCTTGGCCTCGTGGCGTCTGTACGCCGGGACTTCGAGGAGCTGTCCCTCGGCATGCAGAGCAGCGGCAAGCGCGTGGAGCTGCCACTCGAAGAGCTAGCCGCTTTGCGAGCACGGCTCTCTGCGCTCACTAGCGCTAGCAGCGCGCTCCTCCCAGAGGATCGAAAGATCCTCGAAGAACTTGAGAAGAGCATCTCCCGGATCTCGGTCGAGAACAGTCAGTTGAAGCCCCCCTTTAGCCGGCTGGTTCTCTACATTGACGATCTTGACCGCTGCCCTCATGAGAAAGTCATCGAGGTACTGCAGGCCGTTCACATGCTCATGGCATTTCCACTCTTCACGGTTTTTGTCGCAGTGGATGTCCGCTGGCTCATCCAAGCGCTCGCGTCGGAGTACGCCGGGATGCTCGCACCCATCGACGAACCAAGCGGCCGACACCGGGCAGCACCCCACGATTACTTGGAAAAAATCTTCCAGTTGCCTTACTGGATCGAAGAGGTCAACGAGAAGTCAGGGGCGCGGCTGCTCAAGGCGCTCCTTCCTGCCGACGATGATGACGATGACCTTCTAGGTTCACCTGCGCCGAACGGCTCGGACGACGAGAATCTCAGCGGGCACGAATTTACTGCGCCTCTGACGGTTCGCTCTTTGACGTTCACGCGAGATCACCGCACCCTTGTCGGACTATTCCTGCCCTTCTTCGTCACATCGCCGCGGAAGCTACTGTGGTTCGTCAACGCGTTCCGCCTGCTAAAGGCCACGTCGTTACCGCTAAGCCAGCAGGACGAAGAGCAGCATGACTTCATGATCATCTTGCAGCTCGCCCTGGCCAGCATCTCCCGAAAAGAGTTTCACAGGTGGCTTGCGTCGTTGGAAGGACTTGACATTCCCACGTCCCTCGTAACTTTTTTCGATGGGTGCGACGGGGTGCGTAGGTCACCACTCTTCTGGGATGCCGCCTATAAGGCTGCGGACGTGGCAGAGGCACGAGGCTTAGCAGTCTTTGACCCGCAGATGTTGAGGCACTACGGCCGGCGAGCTCACCGCTTCTGTTTCACATTCCCCGAAACGCTGAAAAAGCCGCTGTTGCAAATCGAGGCCGACGAGGAGGCCGACAGGTTGGCGAACGAAATGGCTGACGGATGA
- the tnpC gene encoding IS66 family transposase has product MSSEAACTIDLTSLPAEVAALIERLQRQAKADAQELARRGGELTLAQAKIDKLNFELARLRRWQFDAKAETMTAAQRLLFADALAEDEASLRAKLAELQRGLPEAPRAPKAPPRKPRRQALPAHLERVEHRHEPEDTHCPNTNCRQPMQRIGQDVSEKLDIIPAKFFVHRHIYGKWACRCCQQLHQEPAEPDVIDGGIPAAGLVAHTLISRFVDHLPYYRQEPINARSGVHTPRSTLASWGGAGGASLEPLYELHRAFILACRVLHTDETPVPLLDPGAGKTKKAYVWAWARSHHDPHPGVIYEFCLGRGSQYPLAFLGGHGPPGREPAWQGTLITDQYGGYNAVLDAKRYPQRKSAACAAHARRRFEELSRGGRAGHSASAVATEAMQRWARIYRCEAAFSEMSHEERRQARQAVSRPLWEELKVWLKLQRTQVLDGSKIAEAIDYSLNAWDSLTLHLDDGAVVIDNNLIERQIKPWKLGAKNWLFAGSALAGQRAAVVMSLVQSAKLNGLDPWAYLRDVLARIHTHPNHLLEELLPHRWRPA; this is encoded by the coding sequence ATGTCCAGCGAAGCTGCCTGCACCATTGATCTGACGAGCCTCCCGGCCGAGGTGGCGGCATTGATCGAGCGGCTGCAGCGGCAGGCCAAGGCCGACGCGCAGGAACTGGCCCGCCGTGGCGGTGAGCTCACCTTGGCGCAAGCCAAGATCGACAAGCTCAACTTCGAGCTGGCCCGGTTGCGCCGCTGGCAGTTCGACGCCAAGGCCGAGACCATGACTGCCGCCCAGCGCCTGCTGTTCGCCGACGCCTTGGCCGAAGACGAGGCGAGCCTGCGTGCGAAGTTGGCCGAGCTGCAGCGCGGCCTGCCCGAGGCGCCCAGGGCGCCCAAGGCACCGCCGCGCAAGCCGCGTCGCCAGGCGCTGCCCGCACATCTGGAGCGCGTGGAGCACCGCCACGAGCCCGAGGACACCCACTGCCCCAACACCAACTGCCGCCAGCCCATGCAGCGCATCGGCCAGGACGTGAGCGAGAAGCTGGACATCATCCCGGCCAAGTTCTTCGTGCACCGGCACATCTACGGCAAGTGGGCCTGCCGATGCTGCCAGCAATTGCACCAGGAGCCCGCCGAGCCCGACGTCATCGACGGCGGGATCCCGGCGGCCGGGCTGGTGGCGCACACGCTGATCAGCCGCTTCGTCGACCATCTGCCGTATTACCGCCAGGAGCCGATCAACGCGCGCTCGGGTGTGCACACGCCGCGCTCCACGCTGGCCAGCTGGGGTGGCGCGGGCGGTGCGAGCCTAGAGCCGCTGTATGAGCTGCACCGGGCCTTCATCCTGGCCTGCCGAGTGCTGCATACCGACGAGACGCCGGTGCCGCTGCTGGACCCGGGCGCCGGCAAGACGAAGAAGGCCTACGTCTGGGCCTGGGCGCGCAGCCATCACGACCCGCACCCGGGCGTGATCTACGAGTTCTGCCTGGGTCGAGGATCGCAGTACCCGCTGGCCTTCCTCGGCGGTCACGGACCACCGGGACGAGAGCCCGCCTGGCAGGGCACGCTCATCACGGACCAGTACGGGGGCTACAACGCCGTGCTGGACGCCAAGCGCTACCCGCAGCGCAAGTCGGCGGCCTGTGCCGCGCATGCCCGTCGTCGCTTCGAGGAGCTCAGCCGGGGCGGCAGAGCTGGCCACAGCGCCAGCGCCGTCGCGACCGAGGCCATGCAGCGCTGGGCTCGGATCTACCGCTGCGAAGCGGCCTTCAGTGAGATGAGCCACGAGGAACGCCGCCAGGCCCGCCAGGCGGTGAGCCGGCCGTTGTGGGAGGAGCTCAAGGTGTGGCTGAAGCTGCAGCGCACGCAGGTGCTGGACGGCAGCAAGATCGCCGAGGCGATCGACTACAGCCTCAACGCTTGGGACTCGCTGACGCTGCACCTGGACGACGGGGCCGTGGTCATCGACAACAACCTCATCGAGCGGCAGATCAAGCCCTGGAAACTCGGGGCGAAGAACTGGCTGTTCGCCGGCAGCGCGTTGGCGGGCCAGCGCGCGGCCGTGGTGATGAGTCTGGTGCAGTCGGCCAAGCTCAACGGTCTGGATCCGTGGGCCTACCTGCGCGACGTGCTGGCGCGCATCCACACGCACCCGAACCACCTCCTGGAAGAACTGCTGCCGCACCGCTGGCGGCCCGCGTGA
- the tnpB gene encoding IS66 family insertion sequence element accessory protein TnpB (TnpB, as the term is used for proteins encoded by IS66 family insertion elements, is considered an accessory protein, since TnpC, encoded by a neighboring gene, is a DDE family transposase.) — MIRIDALWLCSQPQDMRAGADRLLTAVVNTLGEARAHQGYLFANARANRIKLLVHDGFGVWCATRRLHAGRFVWHAGESGSAAPALQLSAEQFEALTLGLPWQRLGELATIRRA; from the coding sequence ATGATCAGGATCGACGCTCTGTGGCTGTGCAGCCAGCCCCAGGACATGCGCGCCGGCGCCGACCGGTTGCTGACGGCCGTCGTCAACACACTCGGCGAGGCCCGCGCCCACCAGGGCTACCTGTTCGCCAATGCGCGCGCCAACCGCATCAAGCTGCTCGTGCATGACGGTTTCGGCGTGTGGTGTGCCACGCGTCGGCTGCATGCCGGCCGCTTCGTCTGGCATGCCGGCGAGTCAGGCTCGGCGGCCCCAGCCCTGCAGCTCAGCGCCGAGCAGTTCGAGGCCCTGACCCTTGGGCTGCCCTGGCAGCGGCTGGGCGAGTTGGCCACGATCCGCCGCGCCTGA
- the tnpA gene encoding IS66-like element accessory protein TnpA: MQPRSQRRVHGAEFKAQVLAECQQPGDSVAAIALAHGLNVNLLRKWLVGHGIKRTGLAAPRTVTRKPRAAVVQAAAPLQFIPLEVAPVAAAGAAPAEAAAASLPDIHIELRRGATQLCVRWPSVQAAACAALLRELAAVALKE, from the coding sequence ATGCAACCCAGATCCCAGAGGCGCGTGCACGGCGCCGAGTTCAAGGCGCAGGTTCTGGCCGAGTGCCAGCAGCCTGGAGATTCCGTGGCGGCCATCGCGCTGGCGCACGGTCTCAACGTCAACCTGCTGCGCAAGTGGCTTGTAGGTCACGGCATCAAGCGCACCGGGTTGGCTGCGCCCCGGACGGTGACCCGCAAGCCGCGGGCCGCTGTCGTGCAGGCGGCTGCGCCGCTGCAGTTCATCCCCCTTGAGGTGGCGCCTGTGGCTGCGGCTGGCGCGGCGCCCGCCGAGGCTGCAGCGGCCAGCCTCCCGGACATCCATATCGAACTCCGCCGTGGGGCGACGCAGCTTTGCGTGCGCTGGCCGTCAGTCCAGGCTGCAGCGTGCGCCGCCTTGCTGCGCGAGTTGGCGGCCGTGGCCCTCAAGGAATGA
- a CDS encoding AbiH family protein — protein sequence MTPSRLYIIGNGFDLYHGIPSAYRQFKAYAQVRHPSLVREVERLLGERPAIPS from the coding sequence ATGACCCCCTCGCGCCTTTACATCATCGGCAATGGCTTCGACCTGTACCACGGGATCCCCTCTGCGTACCGACAATTCAAGGCTTACGCCCAGGTCAGGCATCCTTCTTTGGTCAGAGAAGTTGAACGGTTGTTGGGTGAGCGTCCAGCCATTCCATCTTGA
- a CDS encoding S8 family peptidase, with protein MVARREVQLVTNPQRLKQPRVVNAGGNQKDFFKGRDAEFIKHRDQMSSELKAISEQLQQENAPFKGEGFVEVRLTQDAWAKSHRPVDRLFKPELATLVGGNEIADLVFRVSSMNLRKIADTVATAKPDVKEKKNPETGKIRIIVPELKSETGAIEAVVLWGADQRDAPSVDEAITHLKSRDLAAYYRVELFADLGLSDGVVDGEDSSDVLVSDFWRRLKRLAQRFAIVVTYDVDGDGLAMGVALLRGEPKLMFGPERNFVGANNQLVSQANFTPDAHHALLSFLTGHPLVRSVGLPAPVEQPDDFTASRSDSVPASVSKSSVRALIRRRLPGMPPDQVHPRICLVDGGISSEFNKWVIHRENVVAVRDEDHGTNIASLLVAGKELNEPLAAHLEDDGCELIDFAMNAPRRTSAATFSTGVTGFLDQLDRLIRDVKAEVPFRVVNLSLNVKRPVKDAKISESAKRLDEIAQKHDVIFVISAGNAEDQDMRQEWPNSITAALNTLIGFSDQLFEPADTMNNVSVGALNPPGLPRIVDKAPARYSRRGTSRRTVKPDLCQFGGAHRGDGEPTGLLVTDANKEYRYVCGTSYAAPLVAKTLAKLDLETGCRAPREVLLALLYHSAQLHAPLDHKDLKSAAKQLVGYGLPGTAVEILSNSPSSFTFVFFDRLKVNEEFKHDFEWPQSLSNAAGECTGVVRATMVSTPPTSHRFGAEAARMNLDLYVRQHNGKKTKKGDMSFEGRVDPVHAQAAPKGKSREASLMNESLKWSPIKVYQGVLENEGVSRNWRFGVEYLERDKTFANMPVEGVPVAVVVTISDPTGAAPVADEMRLALGRTGIELRDIRAALRGRIQS; from the coding sequence ATGGTCGCCCGCAGGGAAGTTCAGCTCGTCACAAACCCTCAGCGTCTAAAGCAGCCACGCGTCGTTAACGCTGGCGGGAACCAGAAAGACTTTTTCAAGGGTCGTGATGCCGAGTTCATCAAGCATCGCGACCAGATGTCCTCTGAGCTAAAGGCGATTAGCGAGCAACTCCAACAGGAGAACGCGCCATTCAAGGGCGAGGGCTTCGTCGAGGTTCGCCTGACGCAGGATGCGTGGGCCAAGAGCCATCGACCGGTCGACAGGCTTTTCAAGCCGGAGCTGGCCACGCTGGTAGGAGGCAACGAGATCGCCGATCTCGTGTTCCGAGTCAGCTCGATGAACCTTCGCAAGATCGCCGACACGGTGGCGACGGCCAAGCCGGATGTGAAGGAAAAGAAGAACCCTGAAACCGGCAAGATCCGGATCATCGTTCCCGAACTCAAATCCGAGACCGGCGCGATCGAAGCCGTCGTGCTTTGGGGGGCGGATCAGCGAGACGCCCCCTCCGTAGACGAGGCCATCACACACCTGAAGAGCCGCGACCTTGCCGCCTACTACCGTGTCGAGCTGTTCGCCGACCTCGGGCTCAGTGATGGCGTCGTCGATGGCGAGGACAGCAGTGATGTCCTGGTTTCAGACTTCTGGCGCAGGCTCAAGCGGCTGGCACAGCGCTTTGCCATCGTGGTCACGTATGACGTCGATGGCGATGGCCTTGCAATGGGCGTCGCGCTGCTGCGCGGCGAGCCTAAGTTGATGTTTGGACCCGAGCGGAACTTCGTGGGCGCGAACAACCAGCTCGTGTCTCAGGCGAACTTCACCCCTGACGCTCACCACGCGCTACTGAGCTTCCTCACCGGCCATCCGCTCGTGAGGTCCGTCGGTCTTCCGGCTCCTGTCGAGCAGCCAGACGACTTCACCGCCTCGCGCAGCGACTCGGTACCCGCCTCGGTGAGCAAATCCTCCGTGAGGGCGCTGATTCGCCGACGCCTGCCGGGCATGCCTCCCGATCAGGTCCACCCTCGGATCTGCCTGGTCGACGGAGGGATCAGCAGCGAGTTCAACAAGTGGGTAATCCACCGGGAGAACGTCGTCGCGGTGCGGGACGAGGATCACGGGACCAACATCGCCTCGCTTCTGGTCGCGGGCAAGGAGCTTAACGAGCCCCTCGCCGCCCATCTGGAGGACGATGGCTGTGAGCTGATCGACTTCGCGATGAATGCGCCACGCCGCACGTCGGCAGCGACCTTCTCGACCGGTGTCACCGGCTTTCTGGACCAGCTCGACCGCCTGATCCGCGATGTCAAGGCTGAGGTGCCCTTTCGCGTCGTCAACCTCAGCCTGAACGTTAAGAGGCCGGTGAAGGACGCCAAGATCTCTGAGTCGGCCAAGCGGCTCGACGAGATCGCACAGAAGCACGATGTGATCTTCGTCATCTCTGCAGGGAATGCAGAGGACCAGGACATGCGGCAGGAGTGGCCCAACTCTATCACCGCCGCACTGAACACACTCATCGGGTTCAGCGACCAGTTGTTCGAGCCGGCTGACACGATGAACAACGTGTCCGTCGGAGCATTGAATCCTCCGGGCCTGCCAAGGATCGTGGACAAGGCGCCTGCGAGGTATAGCCGGCGAGGCACCTCCAGGCGTACGGTCAAGCCCGACTTGTGCCAATTCGGAGGGGCACATCGTGGCGACGGCGAGCCGACGGGCCTGTTGGTCACAGATGCGAACAAGGAATACCGGTATGTCTGCGGCACGAGCTATGCCGCGCCGCTGGTCGCCAAGACGCTGGCCAAGCTTGACTTGGAAACAGGCTGCCGTGCGCCTCGCGAGGTGCTGCTCGCGCTCCTCTACCACTCGGCCCAGCTGCACGCCCCGCTTGATCACAAGGATCTCAAGTCGGCCGCCAAGCAACTGGTGGGATACGGGTTGCCAGGCACTGCCGTTGAGATCCTGAGCAACTCGCCCAGCTCATTCACGTTCGTCTTCTTTGACCGCCTCAAGGTCAATGAAGAGTTCAAGCACGATTTCGAATGGCCGCAATCTCTGTCAAATGCCGCGGGCGAATGCACAGGGGTCGTGCGCGCCACCATGGTCTCTACACCTCCGACCTCGCATCGCTTCGGCGCTGAGGCCGCGCGGATGAATCTTGACCTGTACGTCCGGCAGCACAACGGCAAGAAGACCAAGAAGGGTGACATGTCGTTCGAGGGGCGCGTGGATCCTGTCCACGCACAGGCCGCGCCGAAGGGGAAATCCCGTGAAGCGAGCCTGATGAACGAATCCCTGAAGTGGAGCCCGATCAAGGTTTACCAAGGCGTTCTCGAAAATGAGGGCGTGTCAAGGAATTGGCGCTTCGGCGTGGAGTACCTCGAGCGTGACAAGACCTTTGCCAACATGCCGGTAGAGGGTGTGCCGGTCGCGGTTGTCGTGACGATCAGCGACCCGACAGGTGCTGCTCCCGTCGCCGACGAGATGCGGCTGGCGCTGGGACGCACGGGCATTGAGCTGCGTGACATTCGGGCGGCGCTGCGTGGTCGGATTCAGAGCTGA